The following proteins are encoded in a genomic region of Ostrea edulis chromosome 7, xbOstEdul1.1, whole genome shotgun sequence:
- the LOC125656070 gene encoding uncharacterized protein LOC125656070, translated as MDCMWKWFVFLLFIAGLPYVFIYLSTSESIELSSRERRDIRDRKPILPKEQLLDESITGKEDIDRNKKTNKAAWIRSQRSPSKTKDENYFQFLARKFGSKVGNKKMTHKEGHDSLNYTIESSLINSDENIHRKEKNYIVFEKESKTMKSIVKRHDTRNDDIRHGNHVQGKRKLQPFSEKTSQRNTPYENRTEACKVSFDKDSLHNARQFLYQSEKQSVYLFYVHLEIENKKEFSSDDRTVDNLLNWQYVLKDQKFLIQLPVDFDLITFNLLHHTQEQKFINLKAFYNNINCTHDSIETIESTRILLWKEFFNNDTRYYLCNRHYLNETGREVLYYITTIWVGYDLTCSEAPTDRGTYAFDVEKDALPLVIPVVAFLLSLQFVWIFALLNENSKNDVNHEEISSFVYKKGDRPFGIKRVLIKIFYGKCTSSECCTICRPISDNSNTNIDKCKRYFCCDREPRRLVLLLWLFILIPFGTLRTFFRYNLNTGTYEEYPHVLRTSEPLFNAIEDEKKALAFDMIYAILFPGAFIWVGTCYYDAYISEKQCDGSKANSLSERVVSRCCLLCSSCDKDISNKLRISRILCGFIHGILSFFPMFYLFSSRWECLQYENGKKDTNGKEDTKCYTLRNYCINFCCLLCFIFIYFLCLRPILSTFTFLLRLCSYFVFVLLPIRLTLFRYTFIVVSAIVYLVKYLHEIINMNSEILDYIFDVKQNNEQQNNTSGSLENIDEETFMYIYKNLMFVKKKLYFFVLKTFIVLAYLIITIETFLSNEDSLTSASFKDIVEIVLVFIGPYAISLFFKGSSKDFLADGNKKDIDDAYKKYLGGNPNVPESTRDQQSDNQNVNTPTNDSSNLGIPMESVPLTSHRDSLGSNITEAGGSGGAHPPPPEAIDILTT; from the coding sequence ACTGGAAAAGAAGACATTgacagaaataaaaaaacaaacaaagcaGCATGGATTCGCTCACAGCGTAGCCCATCAAAGACAAAAGACGAAAactattttcaatttcttgCAAGAAAATTTGGTAGTAAAGTTGGAAATAAGAAAATGACACACAAGGAGGGACACGATTCTTTGAATTACACTATAGAGTCTTCGCTGATTAATAGTGATGAGAATATACatcgaaaagaaaaaaattatatcgtCTTCGAAAAGGAAAGTAAAACCATGAAATCTATTGTCAAAAGACATGATACGAGGAATGATGATATACGTCACGGAAATCATGTACAAGGCAAACGAAAATTACAGCCATTTTCTGAAAAGACGTCCCAAAGAAATACTCCTTATGAAAATCGAACAGAAGCCTGCAAAGTGTCATTTGATAAAGATAGTTTACATAACGCAAGGCAATTTCTGTATCAGTCAGAAAAACAATCTGTGTATCTATTTTACGTTCACCTAGagatagaaaataaaaaagaattctCATCCGATGATAGAACGGTAGACAATTTATTAAACTGGCAATATGTACTTAAGGATCAAAAATTCCTTATCCAACTTCCTGTTGATTTCGATCTGATAACCTTCAATTTGCTGCATCATACTCAAgaacaaaaattcataaactTGAAGGCATTCTACAACAATATAAACTGTACACATGACTCGATAGAAACAATTGAATCTACCAGGATTCTTTTGTGGAAAGAATTTTTCAATAATGATACGAGGTACTATTTGTGTAACAGACATTATCTTAATGAAACGGGACGAGAGGTTCTGTACTATATTACAACTATTTGGGTGGGATATGATTTGACATGTTCAGAGGCTCCAACTGATAGAGGCACATATGCATTTGACGTTGAGAAAGATGCTTTACCGTTAGTCATTCCAGTCGTCGCTTTCTTACTATCTTTACAGTTTGTTTGGATATTTGCGTTACTAAACGAAAATTCGAAAAACGATGTTAACCATGAAGAAatttcttcatttgtttacaaGAAGGGGGATAGACCATTTGGCATCAAAAGAGTACTTATCAAAATTTTTTATGGCAAATGTACATCTAGCGAATGCTGTACAATATGTAGGCCTATATCAGATAACAGCAATACTAACATAGATAAATGTAAGAGATATTTTTGTTGTGACCGTGAACCACGAAGATTGGTGCTTCTATTGTGGCTTTTCATTCTCATTCCTTTTGGTACCCTACGGACTTTCTTTAGGTACAACTTAAACACAGGAACATATGAAGAATATCCACATGTGTTACGAACAAGTGAACCATTGTTTAATGCAATAGAGGATGAAAAGAAAGCACTTgcatttgatatgatttatgcAATACTTTTTCCAGGGGCATTTATTTGGGTAGGAACATGTTATTATGATGCGTACATTAGCGAAAAACAATGTGATGGTAGCAAAGCGAATAGCTTAAGTGAAAGAGTCGTCTCTCGATGTTGCTTACTATGTTCTTCATGTGATAAAGACATATCAAACAAGTTGAGAATATCGAGAATACTCTGTGGTTTCATACACGGAATATTAAGTTTCTTTCcgatgttttatttgttttcatcTCGATGGGAATGTTTACAATatgaaaatggtaaaaaagaCACTAATGGTAAAGAAGACACTAAATGTTACACCCTTAGGAACTATTGTATTAATTTCTGTTGTTTATTATGTTTCATCTTCATTTATTTCCTCTGTCTTCGACCTATTCTCTctacttttacatttttactgCGATTATgttcttattttgtttttgtattattaCCAATTAGATTAACTTTATTTCGGTATACTTTCATAGTCGTTTCTGCAATCGTTTATCTAGTCAAATACTTGCATGAGATTATTAATATGAATTCAGAGATTTTGGATTATATTTTTGATGTCAAACAAAATAACGAACAACAAAATAACACATCCGGTTCACTCGAAAACATAGATGAGGAAACctttatgtacatatacaaaaacttaatgtttgtaaagaagaaactttacttttttgttttaaaaactttcattGTTTTGGCTTACCTCATTATCACCATTGAAACATTCTTAAGCAATGAGGATTCCTTAACTTCGGCAAGTTTTAAAGATATAGTGGAAATCGTTTTAGTTTTTATCGGTCCCTACgctatatcattatttttcaaaggTAGTAGTAAAGACTTTCTTGCGGATGGTAATAAAAAAGATATAGACGATGCTTACAAAAAATACCTGGGGGGAAACCCCAATGTACCGGAATCTACAAGAGATCAGCAAAGCGATAACCAAAATGTTAATACGCCAACAAATGATTCATCCAATTTGGGCATCCCGATGGAGAGTGTACCTTTGACATCTCATAGGgatagcttgggttcgaatattaccgaggcaggggggtctgggggggcgcacccccctccccccgaagctatcgacattttaacaacgtaa